A window of the Isosphaera pallida ATCC 43644 genome harbors these coding sequences:
- a CDS encoding glutamate-cysteine ligase family protein, which yields MTDRSAPATLDQLRDHLRRQVFRPGVDRRGRIAAEVELTPLRPLANSPGGCDYDKVQVGVDQFWDAMGGSARRGRIDWRGGALTAEPGGQIEYSGQPFETACLAARDLEDAVDLMIETARGVDVSFDLIGVGLHPWGTPEEVGLHLSFPRYPAMQAYFDRIGAMGRRMMRLTGSVQVCIDHAPAEELAARWELAQRLAPVLTAAFANGSIQEGQPNGLASARADAWLTLDPARTGFPPAWLDNPQGDPVEQYWEFALNAPVMFRVDAQGVHHTLPPHFTFRDWIHQGLDPIEPDGSAYPSLADWDRHLSTLFPEVRPRGYLELRSIDAPGLAWLSIPILVVGTVLSHADLSNALLADLRSLKQDWNNLRRRAAHQGLSDPILGDLAEHLFDLTRSRLRGCDEAMVSAYSERYIRPRRSPGQERLDRLVRPGSPPDPWSWIALEGEQLNEVRALRVAEEAHVLAESCLPPVDG from the coding sequence ATGACCGACCGTTCAGCTCCGGCGACGCTCGACCAACTCCGCGACCACTTGCGCCGCCAAGTCTTTCGACCCGGCGTGGACCGCCGGGGGCGAATCGCTGCCGAGGTGGAATTGACACCGCTGCGTCCTCTGGCCAACTCACCGGGCGGATGCGACTACGACAAAGTGCAGGTGGGCGTCGATCAGTTTTGGGACGCGATGGGCGGCTCTGCCCGTCGTGGCCGAATCGACTGGCGGGGCGGAGCGCTGACGGCCGAGCCCGGCGGGCAAATCGAATACTCTGGCCAACCGTTCGAGACCGCGTGCCTGGCAGCGCGTGACTTGGAGGACGCGGTTGACCTCATGATCGAAACAGCGCGCGGGGTCGATGTTTCGTTCGACCTCATTGGGGTGGGTTTGCACCCTTGGGGCACACCGGAGGAGGTGGGTCTCCATCTCAGCTTTCCCCGCTATCCGGCCATGCAAGCCTACTTCGACCGCATCGGTGCGATGGGACGGCGGATGATGCGGTTGACCGGCTCGGTCCAGGTTTGCATCGACCATGCTCCCGCCGAGGAACTCGCCGCTCGCTGGGAATTGGCCCAACGCCTCGCTCCGGTTCTCACCGCCGCCTTTGCGAATGGTTCGATTCAAGAAGGCCAACCCAACGGCCTCGCCTCCGCTCGGGCGGACGCCTGGCTAACGCTCGATCCCGCGCGGACCGGCTTCCCACCGGCGTGGCTCGACAACCCTCAGGGCGATCCCGTGGAACAGTATTGGGAATTCGCTCTGAACGCTCCGGTGATGTTCCGAGTCGACGCCCAGGGGGTTCACCACACGCTCCCCCCCCACTTCACCTTTCGCGACTGGATCCACCAAGGTCTCGACCCGATCGAACCGGACGGTTCCGCTTATCCCAGCTTGGCCGACTGGGATCGTCACCTCTCCACCCTGTTTCCCGAAGTCCGACCAAGGGGCTACCTGGAACTCCGCAGCATCGACGCCCCCGGACTGGCCTGGCTGAGTATCCCCATTTTGGTGGTCGGCACGGTCCTGTCCCACGCCGACCTCTCCAACGCTTTGCTCGCCGACCTACGTAGTCTCAAGCAGGATTGGAACAACCTGCGGCGACGCGCCGCCCATCAAGGCCTGAGCGACCCCATCCTGGGCGACTTGGCCGAACACCTGTTCGACCTCACCCGATCACGCCTCCGCGGCTGCGACGAAGCGATGGTTTCCGCCTACAGCGAACGCTACATTCGTCCTCGTCGTTCGCCGGGCCAGGAACGCCTCGATCGTCTGGTCCGACCCGGTTCACCACCAGATCCTTGGAGTTGGATCGCCTTGGAGGGGGAGCAGCTCAACGAAGTTCGAGCGTTGCGGGTCGCCGAGGAAGCCCACGTTCTGGCTGAATCTTGCTTGCCACCCGTCGACGGCTGA
- the gshB gene encoding glutathione synthase yields the protein MKMVFVMDPLEGIQRDHDTSYLFLQEAVRRGHQVDHVLPSQVRWDSWRVVFVGRSVSFDGPPEAPERLGPPRLIEGPDLDVVLIRTDPPFDADYLAVTLLLDLLPDSVVILNRPSGLRDANEKLAALHFPDLTPATLVSQDPEAIDEFRQRVGGAIALKPLDGFAGKGVLLIRDGDPNRRALIGMATQGGTVKVVAQQLVDTSQGDKRILVLDGQPLGAVLRRNDTGAFTHNLASGGRALPARVEESDRRIVERIAPWLRQRGLDFVGIDLLGGKLIEINVTSPTCAQELNRFDGIHVERLVLDHLERRANRFAPAPVIDQ from the coding sequence ATGAAAATGGTTTTCGTGATGGATCCCCTTGAGGGCATTCAACGGGATCACGATACCTCTTACCTATTTCTTCAGGAGGCGGTGCGTCGGGGTCATCAGGTTGATCACGTGTTGCCCTCGCAGGTGCGTTGGGACAGTTGGCGGGTCGTCTTTGTTGGTCGTTCGGTGAGCTTCGACGGTCCACCCGAGGCACCCGAACGGTTGGGACCGCCCCGCCTGATCGAGGGACCGGACCTGGATGTGGTTCTGATCCGCACCGATCCCCCCTTCGACGCCGATTACCTCGCCGTCACGTTGTTGTTGGACCTTTTGCCCGATTCGGTCGTGATTCTCAATCGACCCTCGGGACTGCGCGACGCTAACGAGAAACTGGCTGCGTTGCATTTCCCCGACCTAACCCCGGCCACGTTGGTCAGCCAGGACCCCGAAGCGATCGACGAATTCCGTCAGCGCGTTGGCGGGGCGATCGCGTTGAAACCCCTGGATGGATTTGCGGGCAAAGGGGTGCTGTTGATTCGGGACGGCGATCCCAACCGACGCGCCTTGATTGGCATGGCCACCCAGGGTGGGACCGTCAAGGTGGTTGCGCAACAACTGGTGGACACCTCGCAGGGCGACAAGCGAATCCTCGTCTTGGACGGCCAACCTCTTGGTGCGGTTCTACGACGCAACGACACCGGGGCCTTCACCCATAATCTGGCTTCAGGCGGCCGCGCGTTGCCCGCCCGAGTGGAGGAGTCGGATCGTCGCATCGTCGAGCGAATTGCCCCTTGGCTTCGCCAGCGGGGGTTGGATTTCGTCGGCATCGACTTGCTGGGCGGCAAACTCATCGAAATCAACGTCACCAGCCCCACCTGTGCTCAGGAACTCAACCGCTTCGATGGGATTCACGTTGAACGTCTCGTCCTTGACCATCTCGAGCGACGCGCCAACCGATTCGCGCCGGCTCCCGTCATCGACCAATGA
- the egtD gene encoding L-histidine N(alpha)-methyltransferase: protein MSASSEARRRVGRASDVGRRCCPPRFRIRGFRVTVSNSAESCSPHPFATPTTPENSPPEEGRPLPGSPALVASGLQVRPWYAVLDLTAQTHARDFATSLREGLSHRPRRLECRFLYDAVGSKLFEAICELPEYYLTRTEDAILRHHAHAMPPPQSSRLLPGNRETLEIVELGGGSSSKIQTILRAVLDSGRSCLYIPIDVSPTALQAAVADLARHLPRVVVNALAADYEVGLGWLKRHPTNHPRMIVFLGSTLGNFEDDEAVSLLRAVRAALKPGDAFLLGTDLAKPPEIVQPAYDDHQGLTERFIRNVLDHANRELDAGFRQEDFLYRVTYRPDRGRVEMALEARRALSIPLGRAASKPISNMSLDAGETVLVEISRKFTLDELMWLAREAGFIEDAAWTDPKGWFRVQRWRPS, encoded by the coding sequence ATGTCGGCGAGTTCGGAGGCGCGACGCCGCGTCGGCCGAGCCAGCGACGTTGGCCGTCGTTGTTGTCCCCCCCGCTTCCGCATTCGAGGTTTTCGAGTGACCGTTTCGAACTCCGCCGAATCCTGCTCGCCTCACCCCTTCGCTACCCCGACGACCCCAGAGAATAGCCCACCCGAAGAGGGCCGCCCGCTCCCCGGCTCACCCGCCTTGGTCGCCTCTGGTCTTCAGGTTCGGCCCTGGTACGCGGTTCTCGACCTGACCGCCCAGACCCATGCCCGCGACTTCGCAACTTCGCTGCGCGAAGGATTGAGTCACCGTCCCCGACGTTTGGAATGCCGCTTCCTCTACGACGCAGTGGGTTCCAAGCTCTTCGAGGCGATCTGTGAATTGCCCGAATATTATCTCACCCGCACGGAGGACGCCATCCTGCGGCATCATGCCCACGCGATGCCGCCACCACAGTCCTCCCGCCTGCTCCCCGGGAATCGAGAGACCCTCGAGATCGTCGAACTCGGTGGCGGTAGCTCCTCCAAGATTCAGACCATCCTCCGCGCTGTTCTCGACTCGGGACGCTCCTGTTTGTACATTCCAATCGACGTCTCGCCCACCGCTTTGCAAGCCGCCGTGGCCGATTTAGCACGCCATCTGCCGCGAGTCGTAGTCAACGCCTTAGCCGCCGATTACGAAGTTGGCTTGGGTTGGTTGAAACGCCACCCCACCAACCACCCTCGGATGATCGTCTTTCTCGGCTCCACGCTGGGCAACTTCGAGGATGATGAGGCCGTCTCGTTGCTTCGCGCTGTTCGCGCCGCCTTGAAACCCGGCGACGCTTTTCTGTTGGGCACCGATTTGGCTAAGCCGCCCGAGATCGTCCAGCCCGCCTATGACGATCATCAGGGACTCACCGAGCGGTTCATCCGCAATGTGTTGGATCATGCTAACCGCGAACTCGACGCCGGATTTCGCCAGGAGGATTTCCTTTATCGGGTGACCTACCGGCCCGATCGAGGTCGGGTGGAAATGGCTTTGGAGGCTCGTCGCGCGTTGAGCATCCCGCTTGGTCGCGCTGCCAGCAAGCCCATCTCGAACATGAGTCTGGACGCGGGCGAAACCGTTTTGGTCGAAATCTCTCGTAAGTTCACCCTCGACGAACTCATGTGGTTGGCCAGAGAGGCTGGTTTTATCGAGGACGCCGCTTGGACCGATCCCAAGGGCTGGTTTCGTGTTCAACGTTGGCGTCCCTCCTGA
- the rfbA gene encoding glucose-1-phosphate thymidylyltransferase RfbA, which yields MKGIVLAGGAGTRLYPVTKVVSKQLLPVYDKPMIYYPLSALMLAGIRDILIISTPTDLPRFRELLGEGGQWGVRFEYAEQPRPEGLAQAFLIGRSFVGDDKVALVLGDNIFYGHGFTDAVQRAARLEKGAVVFGYHVHDPHRYGVAEFDSAGRVVNIEEKPKQPQSNYAITGIYFYDNDVLEIAAGLKPSSRGELEITDVNRAYLQRGDLRVELLGRGVAWLDTGTFEALQQASQFIQVIEQRQGLRVACLEEIAYHMGFIDAAHLERLAAGMTNDLGAYLRAVLGRPSQQ from the coding sequence ATGAAGGGGATCGTGCTGGCTGGAGGGGCCGGAACCCGGCTCTATCCGGTCACCAAGGTGGTCTCCAAACAACTGCTTCCGGTTTACGATAAACCGATGATTTACTATCCCCTCAGCGCCTTGATGCTCGCGGGAATTCGAGACATCCTCATCATCTCGACCCCCACCGATCTGCCGCGGTTCCGCGAGCTGTTGGGCGAAGGCGGGCAGTGGGGAGTTCGGTTCGAGTACGCCGAGCAACCCCGTCCTGAAGGATTGGCCCAGGCGTTCCTGATTGGCCGCTCCTTCGTCGGTGACGACAAGGTGGCGTTAGTGCTGGGCGACAACATCTTTTATGGGCACGGCTTCACTGATGCGGTTCAACGCGCCGCACGGCTGGAAAAAGGGGCGGTGGTCTTCGGCTATCACGTCCACGATCCACATCGTTACGGCGTCGCTGAGTTCGACTCCGCCGGACGGGTCGTCAACATCGAGGAAAAACCCAAGCAACCTCAATCCAATTACGCGATCACCGGCATTTACTTTTACGACAATGACGTTCTGGAGATCGCCGCGGGCCTCAAACCGTCGTCCCGAGGCGAGTTGGAAATCACCGACGTGAATCGGGCCTATCTCCAACGCGGGGATCTGCGGGTTGAACTGCTCGGTCGAGGGGTCGCCTGGCTGGATACCGGCACCTTCGAGGCGCTTCAACAGGCCTCGCAGTTCATCCAAGTGATCGAACAACGTCAGGGCTTACGGGTCGCTTGCTTGGAGGAGATCGCCTATCACATGGGCTTCATCGACGCGGCTCACCTGGAACGGCTGGCCGCCGGGATGACCAACGATCTGGGCGCGTATCTGCGCGCCGTTTTGGGGAGGCCAAGCCAACAATGA
- the rfbC gene encoding dTDP-4-dehydrorhamnose 3,5-epimerase, which produces MNVEPTALPEVLRITPRVFYDDRGRFQELWNHERYAQAGLPVCFVQDNLSWSRPGVLRGLHFQNPAAQGKLVMVLSGAIFDVAVDVRIGSPTYGQWVGEHLSSENSLQLFIPQGFAHGFAVLGDQPALVAYKCTHPYRPDCERALVWNDADLAIAWPDEVVEPILNPKDRAASTLRQLERSPGALPQYDASPVRQVRSA; this is translated from the coding sequence ATGAACGTTGAACCGACTGCCTTGCCCGAAGTGCTGCGAATCACGCCCCGGGTCTTTTACGATGATCGCGGCCGGTTCCAAGAACTTTGGAACCACGAACGCTACGCCCAAGCCGGGCTGCCGGTCTGCTTTGTCCAGGACAACCTCTCCTGGTCGCGTCCGGGAGTACTCCGCGGCCTTCATTTCCAGAACCCCGCCGCCCAAGGCAAACTGGTCATGGTTTTAAGCGGCGCGATCTTCGACGTGGCGGTGGATGTGCGGATCGGTTCCCCCACTTACGGCCAGTGGGTCGGCGAACATCTCAGCTCAGAGAATTCTTTGCAACTCTTCATCCCTCAAGGGTTCGCGCACGGGTTCGCCGTTCTCGGCGATCAACCAGCGTTGGTGGCGTACAAATGCACCCATCCTTATCGGCCCGACTGTGAGCGAGCCCTGGTTTGGAACGACGCTGATCTTGCGATCGCCTGGCCCGACGAGGTGGTTGAACCAATTCTCAACCCCAAGGATCGAGCGGCCTCCACCCTTCGGCAACTGGAACGCTCTCCAGGAGCGCTCCCCCAGTACGACGCCTCGCCGGTTCGTCAAGTGCGGTCGGCGTGA
- a CDS encoding L-lactate permease encodes MWVQTYDPLGWWPGSTLAAALPVAVLLGTLATGRVRAWVAAVSALTLALLVALTIFKMPWQAAWGGVGVGLVFALSRIVWLIVAAVFLYNVVVETGSFAVMRASIAGLSQDRRIQAVLIAYAFGAFIEGIAGFGAPVAISAAFLVGLGFPPLQAAILCLVANTAPVAWGSLGIPIQTLGQVTKLNVESLSATAGRILPPISLIVPFWLVAMMSPWRRLGEVAPAILVLGGTFAVVQGLWANFVGVDLVDLAASSCSLAVGAIFLRFWQPRHVYRFEHDLDSDTHATGFVGGPRGRLHAASVRRAWTPFVILAALVLIWGLEEPKRWMNAVSTVSVPMPGLHLAIAKGPELTGREQVDPERDALEGLVVLPTLGATGTAVFLAAILSGLYLGVAPARLVFLLGRTLWSLRAAAAAILAMLALGHLTRFSGMDAVLGLALTRSGPWIYPILGTFLGWLGVALTGSDTASNILFGNLQVVTADKLGLNPILMASANSTGGVMGKMVDAQSIVVAAAATGIHGKEGPILRAVFPHSLALAGLVALVVWVYAHVAPNAIPLP; translated from the coding sequence ATGTGGGTCCAGACCTATGATCCGCTGGGTTGGTGGCCTGGTTCTACCCTGGCCGCGGCGTTGCCGGTCGCGGTGTTGCTGGGGACCCTAGCCACGGGACGGGTTCGGGCCTGGGTCGCGGCCGTTTCGGCTCTCACCCTGGCCTTGCTGGTGGCCCTAACCATTTTCAAGATGCCTTGGCAGGCCGCATGGGGAGGAGTCGGGGTTGGTTTGGTCTTCGCCCTCAGCCGGATCGTTTGGTTGATCGTCGCGGCGGTCTTTTTGTACAACGTGGTTGTCGAGACCGGTTCGTTTGCCGTGATGCGAGCTTCGATCGCGGGTCTTTCCCAAGATCGTCGAATTCAAGCGGTTCTGATCGCCTATGCCTTCGGCGCATTCATCGAAGGGATCGCTGGCTTCGGCGCGCCGGTGGCCATCTCGGCGGCGTTCCTGGTGGGTCTGGGCTTTCCACCGTTGCAGGCGGCGATCCTCTGCCTCGTGGCCAACACCGCACCGGTGGCGTGGGGATCTCTCGGCATCCCGATCCAGACCCTCGGTCAAGTCACCAAGCTGAACGTCGAGTCGCTCAGCGCCACGGCGGGCCGGATCCTACCACCAATTTCGCTCATTGTGCCATTTTGGTTGGTGGCGATGATGTCCCCTTGGCGACGCCTGGGCGAGGTCGCGCCGGCGATTCTGGTGCTGGGCGGAACCTTCGCGGTCGTCCAGGGGCTTTGGGCCAACTTCGTGGGGGTCGATTTGGTCGATCTGGCCGCCTCTTCCTGTTCGTTGGCCGTCGGCGCGATTTTCCTACGGTTTTGGCAACCTCGACACGTGTACCGCTTTGAACACGATCTCGATTCTGACACCCACGCCACGGGGTTTGTGGGGGGGCCTCGGGGGCGTCTTCACGCCGCTTCGGTTCGCCGGGCGTGGACACCATTCGTCATTCTGGCGGCCCTGGTTTTGATCTGGGGGTTGGAGGAGCCCAAGCGATGGATGAACGCGGTCTCGACCGTTTCGGTTCCCATGCCCGGTCTTCATCTGGCGATCGCCAAAGGGCCGGAGTTGACCGGACGGGAGCAAGTTGACCCCGAACGCGACGCTTTGGAAGGTCTGGTGGTCCTGCCCACACTGGGAGCCACCGGGACCGCCGTCTTCCTGGCGGCGATTCTCAGCGGTCTTTATTTGGGGGTTGCCCCAGCCCGGTTGGTCTTCCTGCTCGGCCGCACCCTTTGGAGTCTTCGAGCCGCTGCTGCGGCGATCCTCGCCATGTTGGCGCTGGGTCACCTGACCCGGTTTTCGGGAATGGACGCCGTGCTTGGTCTGGCCTTGACCCGATCAGGACCCTGGATCTATCCGATCCTGGGGACATTTCTCGGTTGGCTGGGTGTGGCCTTGACGGGATCGGACACCGCGAGCAACATCTTGTTCGGGAACCTCCAAGTCGTGACTGCCGACAAGCTTGGACTCAACCCGATCCTGATGGCGTCGGCCAACTCGACCGGAGGAGTGATGGGTAAGATGGTCGATGCGCAATCGATTGTTGTCGCGGCCGCCGCCACTGGGATTCACGGCAAGGAAGGCCCCATCCTTCGCGCAGTTTTTCCTCACAGTCTGGCGTTAGCCGGGTTGGTCGCGTTGGTCGTTTGGGTCTACGCCCATGTGGCTCCAAACGCGATCCCTTTGCCTTAG
- a CDS encoding response regulator transcription factor, whose protein sequence is MNHDHDYDHDDLDEDRTILLVDDDPEIIEAMRMTFEHRGYRVLVARDGNSGLALAERENPDLIILDMMMPKKSGFLVLEKLRTRPGGMIPTIMITANEGSRHRAYAEMLGVRDYLRKPFAMEKLVRSVRRILEPSEEEQA, encoded by the coding sequence ATGAACCACGACCACGATTACGACCACGACGACCTGGATGAAGACCGCACCATCTTATTGGTGGATGACGACCCCGAAATCATCGAAGCGATGCGGATGACCTTCGAGCATCGCGGCTATCGGGTGCTGGTGGCTCGGGACGGCAACTCCGGTTTGGCGCTGGCGGAACGCGAGAACCCCGACCTCATCATCCTGGACATGATGATGCCCAAGAAGAGTGGATTTCTCGTCTTGGAAAAACTCCGCACCCGTCCCGGCGGGATGATTCCCACGATTATGATCACCGCCAATGAAGGCAGCCGTCATCGCGCTTATGCGGAGATGCTTGGCGTGCGCGACTACCTCCGCAAGCCCTTTGCTATGGAGAAACTGGTTCGCTCGGTGCGCCGCATCCTTGAACCGTCCGAAGAGGAGCAAGCCTGA